AATTTATTTGTTGTTTTTGTTCTTGTTTTAATTGTTTCATTACTATTTCTTCCCTCAGGATTTGAAAAAGACAAAATTTTAAATTCAATAAAAGTAAAAGGTGAAATTCTTGATGTTGATAATTCAAATATTCTTCAGCTCGGTATTGTCAAAACAGGTGAACAAAACTTAAAGGTCAAAATCCTTAAAGGAAAATACAAAAACAAAATATTTCCTGCTGTTAACCACATGATTGGGAAAATGGAGTTTGATAAAATATTTGAAGTAGGAGATAAAGTTCTAATTGTACTAACAATAAATTTAAGTGATAACAATATTATAGAAGCTTCTGTAATTGACCATTACAGAATTAGCATAGAATTTATTCTTCTTCTATTGTTTATTGTTCTTTTAATTGTTTTCGCAAGATGGACAGGACTAAAAGCAATAATATCTTTCATTTTTACTGCAGTTGCAATTTGGAAATTACTTTTACCAGGGTTTTTACATGGTTATAATCCAATATTATTATCCTTAATTATAGTAATTATTTTATCAAGTATTATCATTTTCCTAATAGGAGGATTAACAAAAAAGGGTGTTGTTGCTTTTCTCGGTGCTACAACAG
The Bacteroidales bacterium genome window above contains:
- a CDS encoding YibE/F family protein; its protein translation is MKLIKKKKLTENIFNNLFVVFVLVLIVSLLFLPSGFEKDKILNSIKVKGEILDVDNSNILQLGIVKTGEQNLKVKILKGKYKNKIFPAVNHMIGKMEFDKIFEVGDKVLIVLTINLSDNNIIEASVIDHYRISIEFILLLLFIVLLIVFARWTGLKAIISFIFTAVAIWKLLLPGFLHGYNPILLSLIIVIILSSIIIFLIGGLTKKGVVAFLGATTGVIMTAVLAIVFGKLFSIHGAVKPFAETLLYSGYAHLNLTQIFIAGIFIASSGAVMDIAMDISASQNEVVKKHPDIGEKELISSGFSVGKAVVGTMITTLLLAYSGGFTALLMVFMAQGTPMINILTINYVAAEILHILVGSFGLVLVAPFTAIIGGFIFVKLQNNKKPKKK